One genomic window of Bradyrhizobium sp. B124 includes the following:
- the cysG gene encoding siroheme synthase CysG, translating to MRYLPVFLDLQSGKVLLVGAGELVRAKLRLLAAAGAAVRWYATDGDHELAGIAAEDAARIERAEGDPLAADLSDVIAVLCAGAGEVGVALSVRAKAIGLPVNVMDDLVHSTFIMPAIVDRGDVVVAVGTGGTSPVVARRIREKIEAVLPARIGDLAGFIGRFRKPMHARIEEFPLRRRFWERIVDGPIGALVLAGRNDEAEHALNAIGDPASFAGADTEGKAVGHVTLVGAGPGDPDLLTVKALRALQDADVVFYDELVSPEILDRIRRDAARIPVGRRIGKPGIGQDAINRLMIEAAQSGQRAVRLKGGDPFVFGRGGEEIEALRDAGVAYSIIPGISAGLGAAAQFEVPLTFRHEALRITFLTAHKARDAEVVDWSVLTDTKMTVVVYMGMTAAPAIREGMLAAGRSPETPVGVFARVTRPDAKAAVGTLARLPELVKQVDGGPAVLIIGDVVAHSAPWSRSNVTQLFSNQMFSELLKAAE from the coding sequence ATGCGATATCTGCCGGTGTTTCTGGATCTGCAAAGCGGCAAGGTGCTGCTCGTTGGAGCGGGCGAGCTCGTGCGCGCCAAGTTGCGGCTGCTCGCAGCTGCCGGCGCCGCGGTTCGCTGGTACGCGACCGACGGCGATCATGAGCTCGCCGGTATCGCGGCGGAGGACGCCGCGCGCATCGAGCGCGCCGAAGGCGATCCGCTCGCAGCCGATCTCTCCGATGTCATCGCCGTGCTCTGCGCCGGCGCAGGCGAGGTCGGTGTTGCGTTGTCGGTGCGCGCCAAGGCGATTGGCCTGCCGGTCAACGTGATGGACGACCTCGTGCACTCCACCTTCATCATGCCTGCGATCGTCGATCGCGGCGATGTCGTGGTCGCGGTCGGAACCGGCGGCACGTCGCCGGTCGTAGCGCGTCGCATCCGCGAGAAGATCGAGGCGGTGCTGCCGGCGCGGATCGGCGATCTCGCCGGCTTCATCGGCCGCTTCCGCAAACCGATGCATGCGCGGATTGAAGAATTTCCGCTGCGCCGCCGCTTCTGGGAGCGCATCGTCGACGGTCCGATCGGCGCGCTGGTGCTGGCCGGCCGCAACGACGAGGCCGAGCACGCGCTGAACGCGATCGGCGATCCCGCCTCATTCGCCGGCGCTGATACGGAAGGCAAGGCTGTTGGCCATGTGACGCTGGTCGGCGCCGGTCCGGGCGATCCGGATCTGCTCACCGTGAAGGCGCTGCGCGCGCTGCAGGACGCCGACGTCGTGTTCTATGACGAATTGGTGTCACCAGAAATTCTCGACCGCATCCGGCGCGATGCCGCGCGGATTCCGGTCGGTCGCCGCATCGGCAAGCCCGGCATCGGCCAGGACGCCATCAACCGCCTGATGATCGAGGCGGCGCAGTCGGGCCAGCGCGCGGTGCGGCTGAAGGGCGGCGATCCCTTTGTGTTCGGTCGCGGCGGCGAGGAAATCGAGGCGTTGCGCGACGCCGGCGTCGCCTACTCCATTATTCCCGGCATCTCCGCCGGTCTGGGCGCGGCCGCGCAATTCGAGGTGCCGCTGACCTTCCGGCACGAGGCGCTGCGCATCACCTTCCTGACCGCGCACAAGGCGCGCGATGCCGAAGTCGTCGACTGGTCGGTGCTGACCGACACCAAGATGACCGTCGTTGTCTACATGGGCATGACCGCGGCGCCCGCGATCCGCGAGGGTATGCTCGCCGCGGGCCGCTCGCCGGAGACGCCGGTCGGTGTGTTCGCGCGCGTGACGCGGCCGGACGCCAAGGCCGCGGTCGGCACGCTGGCGCGGCTGCCCGAGCTGGTCAAACAGGTCGATGGCGGTCCTGCTGTCCTCATCATCGGCGAC